The window AAGTTTTTGTTCTTGCTAAATTATGTTGTGTtactgattattattattattgcttgaGTTTTCTTTTGGATTTTTCCTTGATTATTTATCGATATATGAAATTACGTTCtgttttgattattattattattaggtgaTTTTTACTTATTAGTGATGATGTTGTTGTAGCAAATGTAATGTTCATAGACTTAcaataattttattcatatttacgttattaatttaaacaaagaattttatgtaaaattaaatgaacatttgatgattatattatttataggATGATTGTGTTATTTGTGAAAtatttgtgttatttgtattaaaattttaatttacatcCTCgttaagttatataataataataataataataataataataataataataataataataataataatacatcttTTTGCTAAAACCGTGAATAGGATCAGGTAGGTACTCACGAGTTGAGAACAAGTAGAATTAGAATTGTCATATTCTTAACTTGCGGATAAGATTAGGATCGAATCtaaattctattattttaataataaaatacacccaatttaaaaaaataagataagacatTTTATTTTCACTtgtttttttagtatatatatatctatatataattttatccaatttttaattaagattttatattattttttagaaatttatcTATAATGTAATCAAGTTTGATTTGATAAATAGGTAAAGGCTTTATAAAAATCAGTCATTAGTAGATGTTGTGTGGTTCTTTGTTGTTGAGAAGACAACTAGTTATATTACCTAGCTAATAATTATACAAACCAAAAGATTTAGGATAGTTTGGAGAAACagcttaattaagtttttttaaaaaaaataatttaaataataaataattatattaaaagtagtttataattaaataagttattttgtgtttaggtttttagttttaaaagtgcttattttatagaaatatgataaaaagtaaaagtattatgagagaagtcattttttttaacttctgtataaacttttaaataatttcttaaaaaactacaatttaattttaaaaattatactagacattaatactactattttttataagtcaaaaattaaaaaatattacttttgagGCTTCCCAAACGGCCCTTATTAGATGTATTGAACAACTTGGTTCTATCGATAATTGGACTGTTCAGGCTTCGAAAAGTGGTGTTGACTAAATAGTAGAGGAGCCTGAGGAGCAAACCTTTTTTTTACCATAAATTCagagaataattaattaatttttacacaGAACCACTATTGATGAATAACGTGATACCTGAGTAATTATTATTATCGAAAAGTTACTCATATATGACAGAAGAGtaaaaattactaataaaatttaatattaatctaTACATATAActcattaaaatattaaaatttatattagtctacaatataaaaatttatatgtatttttgtttattttttattttttttactcataaattaagaaaattattaatttcaaattcatcaacaaagaTTAGCGGTAAAGTATTTATTACAGAtgatttaataagaataatataataattatatcagTATTTATGGAAAATCCAAATCCTTCTTGCCATGGCTTATCATACTAATGTAACGTGGCTACCGCCCCGTAAATAGGGGGGTAAGAAAGAGAGAGGAGGGGGCCTCTGGAATTTTTTAAGTTCGGAATCAAGGGTCGTTTGTCATTTCAATCAATTTTAAGGAGATTGAGTGTTTTTTTAATCTTGCCATAAGTTTGTACGAGAGCATGGTCACAATACCTATACCTATTTAAGtaaggaattttatttttaagagtaaaCTAATATCTTTATCtccaatatttaaattaaattttaatttgaatcaaattttaatttgatctttaatattttaaataaatttaatattatcttaTTCTACTGTTAAacttaacataaataattaacatatttaataatcaataaaatgttCGAtcttagtacataaataaatttaatctattaataattgctaatatataaattttttttgttaactatTCGAGTTAAATTTAAccgtaaaataatattaaacgtGTTTGAATTTTTTAAGATTGAAATAGAGTATTTGAAATATTAgacattaaattaaaatttaattcaaatactaaaatagtacttTATGGTAGTTTTAATTAGCAACtaattgatcttttttttttaatttcttttcttctttttaatctttatctatttatttatgaaaaagtctAGGGCCAGTAATTTTATGAAATTCTAGCCAGCATGTAACCATCAAAGAAGAGTGAGCTATTGGATAAAATTTCAcattaatctcacaccattaaaagtcTCATGAGGACTATTTAATGGCTATAAATCCCAAATGTTGCTGCCCTAGCATtcctctttatttattattttgttatccCTATCCCTAACACAGACCGTTTATCTTTCGCTAGGTACACATTGAGAAGATCCAAAAGTCCAATAATACTTACTATTAATAATCAATATCTTCTTTCTGTTAGCTTAGATCTTCTCCTCTACAAAATCCAACGGTGTTGCATGCAATTCAAACACCTTTATCCATTATTATGCCTTCAAAATCCACCACCACCACAAGTAGTTCATCATCAGAGCGAAGATGGATCTACGATGTGTTCTTGAGTTTCAGAGGAACCGACACTCGCACTATCTTCATTTCTCATCTCTACAACTCCCTCACAAACGCAGGAATCTACGTTTTCAAGGACAACGAGGAGCTTCGCAAAGGAGGCCAGGTTTCATCGTTACTCATGCAAGCAATCCAAGTTTCTAGAATCTCCATCGTTGTTTTCTCAAAGAACTACGCGAACTCCAAGAGTTGTCTGAAAGAGCTGCAGAGAATTATGGATTGTCGAAGAAGCATAGGCCAAGTTGTTTTTCCTGTTTTCTACAACGTAGAACCCTCTCATGTGCGTCATCAGAGAGGTGCCTTTGGAAGAAGCTTTCAGGATCTTAAGAAAACAATTTCAAAGAACAAAGCTCAACTTTGGGGTACTGCGCTTCGTGATGCTGCTAGTTTGACCGGATTTCATCTCAATAATTCCAGGtacatttattttttgaatagaGTTCTATGGAAGGATATTGAAGAAAGAGCAAGTTATATATTGTATTATGATTGAATGAACATATACAAGTAAACGAGTCTCTAATAAAATAACTGAATAACTGTTATTAACTGAAAGGTAAGGTAGTTATTCTGTTTTAAGTAACTTGATCTCTAAGCAAAAGATTCTATTTTAACTTTTATATAATGCAACAGATTCTGTTATCATCTGcctcttattattttttgtctgATTTTTCATGCATTATATATGTAAGTTAATCTTCATGTTCCCCTCTTATAATTTTACTCGATATCTTTCTTGTTTTATTTGAGTTTTGGATCCATGTATTCAACTCTCGTTGAatcaagaaaatattttgaagtaTTAGATACACAACACTCCTTCTGTTTTAAAATAAGTGtcgcttttatttttgaattcattgaaaaattaaaattaattattattttttatcattttattgaatttttaattaaatttttatatttttattttttttattgagtctctgtatcataataaattttgtaattaagttcatATTTAACTGAATATTCTATataatttaatagaatattttattaataatttcaatatttttgttatgatataaatttaattataaaatctgatATAGTACaggaatttaataaaaaatataaaaatttaattaaaaatttagtaaaattataaaaatgataaaataattaaacaaaaatttaatgtatttagATAAACCACTCGTTTAGATACATTAACTTTCAATTAACCAAAAAATGAAAgcgatatttattttaaaatggaTGGAGTATTAATTAAgcacataaataataaaataaacacactaaaaaaGGGGTTTACATATCAAATTTTGatacaattcttttttattttaaatattattaataaaaaataagatatttttatttttaatatttgttgattttatatcaaataatttttacttagtcacttatcataatcacatatttattagtacattaaataaaaaaatttaaaaatattcaaattgtttttatataataaaaggtaatacactttaaaatatatttttatataatttactaaaaGTATATGTAGTATTAAccataattttctttttattttttttaataaaaagtattatcaatttgttttttatttaaaaaaattactaacttataaatattatttttgtactcaacattatttatattttattttaattttatttttaatatttggttCTAATTTTATCATTGAcattttaatatgttttaattatGCTCTTAGGTAAGATAATATATGATTTGGCAATCTTTTACTAATGTGTATTACTGATACATTATCAATAGTTACCACATGTCAGTAACACAACATCATATAATTGCCATGTCAATATTTTTGTCAGTAATATTAacacttaaaaatataattaaaacacaCTTAAACTCTTAGgctcaaaattaaaacaaattacatattaaagatattttaaaaatttttaaaaatattaagaataaaaaatatattttattcttttaataattaaatattaatattatttaaataaaaaaacagtttttatatattttaaaaaataattatagtaATTTAAATACTACTTTGTAATTAATTTGACTATAAtattgtatatatttattttatcattttttttatttataatcaaTTTGACTATTATGttgtatatttattttatcatttttttatttattcatttttctcCACCCATGTAAAAAGGATTAAAATATTCTAAAGTGAGAAAGTTAGTAAAGTTCTTAAATTAAGATAAtgtgatatatattttatgaaaatcacaaaatcaatagTGATTAATCCTTCACTTTATcactttatcaatttttttattttagagtgaAAGAATGTTTAATAAAACAGAGAAATGAACTGAATTGTTAATTTATCATTAACTAATTAGATGTTATATAATAGGAAAAGTTTAGGAGGGcagcaattttgttaaattttggccagcaagtaaccagcaaagaaaagtgagtcattgaATGAAATCCCACATCCATCTCACACCATTgaaatcatcattgatgactatttgatggtTACAAATTACAAAGTTGCTGCCCCCTAACATTCCTCTATATAATATATGAGATAACTCTGCTATATATATAGCAAACTACCACAATTATATTAAAAcagaaataacaaaattaaaaataagatagatTAGGCTTAACAGTCATTTAACAAGTGTGACTTGATCTTCTTGATCTTGATCTATTATATTACATACATATTTTATCTCTATTATACAGGATCTAAATTCACATAAAAAATGTCTTAAGATGGACTATGATATACATATAACCTTACTTATTTATGTaacatatacaatttttttttctttcttttccaccAAAACTTTCCCCTTTCCGATCCAACCTACTAGATTTTAGTTAGGTATTGTCGTAGTTACGGATGACAAAAAAAATTCGCATTCACATATATCTATGAGAATTATCCATGACAAGGAGACCAACAACAATCCACAAAATCTCTACATAGACAAAAATCTATTCCAGTGAATAAATGAGAAAGGGGACAGGGATTAAGAAACTCGTAAATTTTTTTGCGAAAAGAAATTTACttaaatacttttatatatataagttgtgtaaataattttaatttattttattttaatttatatattaaaaattttatgtatatattattatgttgaatttgtatttaaattgtgtttaatttaatatatttaattaaattatataaaatttattataattgaattaactttttttttttaaaaatttaaaatttaataatattcatAGATATCTAGAGTATCTGGCTCTCCCGAGTAGAAAAATAAGCAGGAACCTATGATGGAATAAGACAGAGATAGGGGCATTTTATTTAACGGAGACCGAAGAAGGGAAGGGATTCCCACCCCATGGCATCCCTAGCTAGCCACAGCAATGATAGCATGCATGCGTAGATAGAAGAATACCATGTCACATCTTTAGAGAATAACTCGATTAATGATTAGAAGATTTTGCATAGAATGAGTTAGTTGAGTTCTCATAACACTGAATTGTTACAACCAATAACTAACAACTAATTATTCCTTAATTACAGGAATGAAAGTGAAGATATCAATAAAATCATTGAAACTATCACTGATTCGCTGGACAATACAGTCTTGTTTGTTGCACAACATCCAGTTGGAGTACAACCTCGTGCTCAACATGTGATTAAACTATTGAACTACCAAGAATCAAAAGATGTCATGCTATTGGGGATCTTGGGAATCGGAGGGATTGGGAAAACAACCATTGCCAAAGCCATTTACAATCAGATTCACCCCCATTTTGAGTCTTATTGCTTTCTTTCAAACATCAGAGAATTCTGGGAGCAGAGTACTACCAGTCAAGTGTATTTACAAGAAAGGCTTCTTTCTGATATTTATAAAACAACAAAGATCAAAATACATAACATTGAATCAGGCATATTCATTTTGCAACAAAGGCTTCGTCATAAACAAGCACTCCTCATACTCGATGATGTTGATAAGATAGAGCAACTAAAAGCCTTGTGTGGAAGCCGCGAATGGTTCGGTCCTGGAAGTAGAATAATCATCACAACAAGAGATGAACATTTACTCAAACTGCTCCAGGTTGATCACATATCTAGAATGCCGGAAATGGATCAAGACGAATCTATTCAACATTTCAGTTGGCATGCATTCAAACAACCATGTCCTAGAGAAGATTTCGATCAACTTTCTAGAAATGTGGTTGCATATTGTGGAGGACTACCTTTAGCTCTTGAGGTTATTGGGTCATTTTTGTTTGATAAGAAAGTAAGAGAATGGGAAAGTGTGGTGGATAAGCTGAAAAGAATTCCCAATGATCAAGTACAGAGAAAGTTGAGAATAAGCTTTGATAGTTTGAATGATGATACAGAGAAAGAAATATTTCTTGACATTGCGTTTTTCTTTATTGGGATGGACCGAAATGATGTAGTACATATTTTAGATGAATATGATGCTGCGATTGGAATCAGTGTTCTTGTAGATCGAAGCCTTGTCACCATTGACAATAATAACAAGCTTGGAATGCATGATTTGCTACGAGATATGGGGAGAGAAATTGTTCGCGAGAAATCACCAAAGGAGCCAGAGGAACGTAGCAGATTATGGTTGCAAAAAGATGTGTACCATGTATTGTCAAATCATATGGTACCATAAAAAATACACAAGTTCTTTTTACctaacaatttaaaaatatttaagataaatAGTTCTGTGACATAATATCGTATCAGAATTTTTATTACTATAAAATTTAGACATTgattctttgtgtttttcttttttgttttaattataggGGACAAAAGCTATCGAGGGATTGACTTTAAAGTTGACCAATTCGGTTAGTTTGGAGGCAAAAATGTTTAAGATGATGAAGAGACTTAGATTACTTCAACTTGCTGGTGTGCAACTAGATGGAAATTTTGAGGATCTTCCGAAACATCTAAGATGGCTTCATTGGCATGAATGCTATTTGAAGTACATACCTTCCAACTTTGATCAAGCAAGTTTAGTTGCCATTGAATTAGAATTCAGCAATCTCAAGTTTGTGTGGAAAGAGGCCAAGGTATAACGGTTGAGTATTGTTCTTAACAAACTATTTAATACatgcaaaaattaaattaattatcggGCTTCTCAAAGAAATAACAAAAATTGACTAATAATTAACCACTAGAAATTTCatgcatttaaaaaataaaaaagttatatattcaaaatttaaatgttTGTTTAGgtgttattaaatttataaaaaaagatttttttcaataaaaaaattaatttttttattttttagtgtgtttggtaaatttctaatagtaaaagtgaaaacactagaaaaataaaaaaatatatcttttttgaaaagttataatttacatctttttttaaaagatctttttttcctaaaaaaatatgctttttatataataaatgaataaaaaagtatttttatcttattttactcaaatataattgataaataaaaagatatttttatatgagatatccaaatataaaattacttttacttttacagttttacttttataaaggatcttttaaaaaaacattattaaaaaaaaaaagatcttttctaaaAATGGCATCCAAAGTCCAAACAAGTCcttaaaattttttcattttaaatttatgtTAATTGGCTATTgactaatttttattgttttttcataTTATTGGGCATATTTTTTAGGGACAATAACATAGTATTTTGGTCatgttgtatatatataaaaaatttgccACTAATCAACCactcatatataatatatattgaaatacgaaatatatattaaaaatatgttgAATAACACATATGAAACACAAAAATACTTATTTACTgatttaatagctaatttttttttttgaaaatagcaTTTTTGAACTTTTAAGGTTATATAGTGTCCTTGCAAATTaacttctctaattttttttccagttCATGGAGAAGTTGAAAGTTCTAAATCTTAATCACTCTTATAACTTGACACAAACACCTGACTTTTCATACTTGCCAAATCTTGAAAAGCTGCTACTCAAAGATTGTTCAAGCTTATCTACAATTTCAGACACAATAGGACATCTGAAAAAGATTCTTGTAATAAATTTAGAAGACTGCACAAGCCTTGGCAACCTGCCAAGAAGCTTTTACAAGTTGAAATCTCTGACCACTCTCATCATTTCCGGATGCTCAATGATTGACAAATTGGAAGAGGACTTAGAACAAATGGAGTCATTAATAACTTTGATTGCAGACAAGACTGCAATAACACAAGTGCCATTTTCAATAGTAAGATCAAAAAGCATTGGATATGTTTCTTTGTGTGGTTATGAAGGATTCTCACGTGATGTGTTTCCTTCTCTCATTTGGTCATGGATGTCACCAACAAGTAAATATAACCTCTCATCCATGGTTCAAGCATCTTCTTCAGCACTTATTCCATTAGATTTACCAAAGCTTAGGAGTCTCTGGGTGAAGTGTGAATCTGATCTTCAATTAAATGGAGGTGTAGCAAGAATTTTGGCTACCTTGTTTGCCACATACAACAAGGAACTAGAAGCAACACCAACTACGTCACTAGTCATGGAGAATATCAAAGGTTCAGAAATATTTGATTTGAGCAATCAATCTCACAATTCTGAATCACTCAAGTGCCTTATAATTGAAGTTGGAATGAAGAGTCATGCCACCAACGCCCTTAAGGACAAAATTTTACAGGTTTTTCTCTCAAATTATTTCTActgaaattaatttaatcaatttggtAGTCTTAAAAATGCTCAATTAATTAGGCTAGTGGCAAAAAGATGAATGTGATTTATGGTTATAATATTCAGGTACTAGTACTAGGGGAACATTTGGTTTGAGTTTTTTATTTGaagattttaaaaaggaaaaagagaaaataaaaaattatttttttaatattttctcctttttttttataaaatcttgaaaataaaaaacaccaaaaataaaaacacaaaccaaactTATTCAAAATTgtgcatttttttttaaagagaaaCTTTTGGAAACTaacaatttttagaattttttgtcATCATTTAATTAGTATACAAacattaaattatctttaacacATATATTATACTaatgagttatgctacgtgtatactaaaattagccatAAAGTCAGCCACCAGTCTAAAATATATGttggaatacaaatatacattgaaaataaattaaaacacacatatatttatatac is drawn from Arachis hypogaea cultivar Tifrunner chromosome 12, arahy.Tifrunner.gnm2.J5K5, whole genome shotgun sequence and contains these coding sequences:
- the LOC112727930 gene encoding disease resistance protein RPV1, which codes for MPSKSTTTTSSSSSERRWIYDVFLSFRGTDTRTIFISHLYNSLTNAGIYVFKDNEELRKGGQVSSLLMQAIQVSRISIVVFSKNYANSKSCLKELQRIMDCRRSIGQVVFPVFYNVEPSHVRHQRGAFGRSFQDLKKTISKNKAQLWGTALRDAASLTGFHLNNSRNESEDINKIIETITDSLDNTVLFVAQHPVGVQPRAQHVIKLLNYQESKDVMLLGILGIGGIGKTTIAKAIYNQIHPHFESYCFLSNIREFWEQSTTSQVYLQERLLSDIYKTTKIKIHNIESGIFILQQRLRHKQALLILDDVDKIEQLKALCGSREWFGPGSRIIITTRDEHLLKLLQVDHISRMPEMDQDESIQHFSWHAFKQPCPREDFDQLSRNVVAYCGGLPLALEVIGSFLFDKKVREWESVVDKLKRIPNDQVQRKLRISFDSLNDDTEKEIFLDIAFFFIGMDRNDVVHILDEYDAAIGISVLVDRSLVTIDNNNKLGMHDLLRDMGREIVREKSPKEPEERSRLWLQKDVYHVLSNHMGTKAIEGLTLKLTNSVSLEAKMFKMMKRLRLLQLAGVQLDGNFEDLPKHLRWLHWHECYLKYIPSNFDQASLVAIELEFSNLKFVWKEAKFMEKLKVLNLNHSYNLTQTPDFSYLPNLEKLLLKDCSSLSTISDTIGHLKKILVINLEDCTSLGNLPRSFYKLKSLTTLIISGCSMIDKLEEDLEQMESLITLIADKTAITQVPFSIVRSKSIGYVSLCGYEGFSRDVFPSLIWSWMSPTSKYNLSSMVQASSSALIPLDLPKLRSLWVKCESDLQLNGGVARILATLFATYNKELEATPTTSLVMENIKGSEIFDLSNQSHNSESLKCLIIEVGMKSHATNALKDKILQGLMTTTNEFSDKYWLTFGSKGSSVVFEVPQMNGCNLKAVTLRILYSSSSETILSECLKNVLIINYTKSTIQVYKQDTLASLEDEEGKTITSHIEPGNKVEILLVGYKFIVKRTTVYLIYDEPVDHYAEHYHADVIVSSDNYIISSDNNDMESDECSSVSGGGHDRSKKKYSCFYWCWR